GACAGGTCCAACACTGCCTTCCAGTAGATACATCCTCCCCAGTCACAGTCACTGGATCACAATCATCACAGCTAAGACCAACACTGCCTTCCAGTGGATATACCCTCCCCAATCACTGCCACTGGATCACAATCACAGCTAAGACCAACACTGCCTTCCAGTGGATATAGCCTCCCAAATCAGTCACTGGATCACAATCATCACAGCCAAGTCCAACACTGCTTTCCAGTGGATATACCCTCTCCAATCACTGCCACTGGATCACAATCACAGCTAAGACCAACACTGCCTTCCAGTGGATATAGCCTCCCAAATCAGTCACTGGATCACAATCACAGCCAAGTCCAACACTGCCTTCCAGTGGACATACCCTCCCCAATCACAGTCACTGGATCACAATCATCACAGCCAAGTCCAACACTGCTTTCCAGTGGATATACCCTCTCcaatcactgtcactggatcacaaTCATCACAGCCAAGTCCAACACTGCTTTCCAGTGGATATACCCTCCCCAATCACAGTCACTGGATCACAATCATCACAGCCAAGTCCAACACTGCTTTCCAGTGGATATACCCTCCCCAATCACAGTCACTGGATCACAATCATCACAGCCAAGTCCAACACTGCTTTCCAGTGGAtatacccaacccccccccccccccccccaaatcagtCACTGGATCACAAACATCACAGTCAAGACCAACACTGCCTTCCAGTGGATATACCCTCCCCAATCACAGTCACTGGATCACAGCCATCACAGTCAGGTCCAACACTGCCTTCCAGTGGATATACTCTCCATTATCAGTCACTGGATCACATTCACAGCCAAGTCCAACACTGCCTTCCAGTGGATATACCCTGCCAATCACAGTCACTGGATCACAACTATCACAGTCAGGTCCAACACTGCCTTCCAGTGGATATACGCTCTCCAATCAGTTACTGGATCACAATCACTGGCAAGTCCAACACTGCCTTCCAGTGGATATACCCTCTCCAATCAGTCACTGGATCACAATCATCAGAGCCAAGTCCAACACTGCTTTCCAGTGGATATACCCTCCCCAATCACAGTCACTGGATCACAATCACTGGCAAGTCCAACACTGCCTTCCAGTGAATATACCCTCCCCAATCACAGTCACTGGATCACAATCACTGGCAAGTCCAACACTGCCTTCCAGTGGATATACCCTCCCCAATCACAGTCACTGGATCACAATCACTGGCAAGTCCAACACTGCCTTCCAGTGGATATACCCTCCCCAATCACAGTCACTGGATCACAATCACTGGCAAGTCCAACACTGCCTTCCAGTGGATATACCCTCCCCAATCACAGTCACTGGATCACAATCAACTGACTGAAATTTTCCTTCCTGGCCAAGGGCACTGACGCTACCCCATTCGAATGAGTTATTCAACTTATGGGAACCTCACCTATAAGTCTCCCTCAACAGGATGGGCTGTAAACCCAGCCAGCCATTCAGTCTGTAGGTGGGCTTGCACATGGTTGGGGGTGATGTATCTGTAAACCAGGTCCTTTCCTGCTACAATCCTGGACAACACAATAAGCAGGACTATGGTTGGTCCTTGGGATCCTCAATATGGCGTAAAGTGTCTTTAGAAACTTCTCTGAACCAGAGTCCCACCCCACACTGACTGCTACATTAAGGCTTTTCTTCTCGGGTCAGTGATGTATTCCCCTCCCAGTAAACAGATCCCCATTGGTGCGCAAGTGGTTTCTGAGGATCAAGGAACATCACCATGAGATCCTGCAGAGTTTGACAGGGACCGTGCAAGAGTCAAACTCAGGACACCTCAAAACCCAAACTATTGATGGTGCAATCAGTGAACAGATCAAaggcacacacacagagcagagagggcAGCGagaattaaattcaaattcaaatTGAGCATTAACCCAAACCCCTTTTGCTAAACATTGAGGGAAAGGACGGAGAGGAATGGGAACATAGGAGCAAATTACCATTGCAATCATTTAAGCAGAAAACTTCATCAGTATACAAATGGTACAGGATGAGACTAGCAGCTGTCCGTGACAGTCACACAATGATCAGAGACTGCTTTAACaccgatttttttttttgaagaacctGGGACTGTCACTCCCTAAAACACAGGCAACAGCACCATCTGCTTTAAGAGGCtataaagtgtttttttttgtgctGGGGTGAGGCGGGGGGTGGTTTCTGGTGGGAATCAAGTTCTCACTCTGGTGTATTAATGTGCCATGTGGAGTACACACAGCCAGTTCCAATTTGGCTGCAATGTTCTGAGGGGAAAAAACCAGCAGATTTCCATGACCCTTCCAGCAGCTTGGAGAGTGCCTTTGTGAACATTGGGTGAATTAAAGGGCAGAGGCAGGATCGGGATCAGCAGTGATGCAACTTGTGGTCTAATAGGTGCTGACACTTGAATGGCTGTTTGCACCCCAGGCCCCCAAAGATAGAAGGTGAGGAAGAAAAGAAGTTGAGGAAAAGGAAccaggcagaaacagagagacagtgcGTGGCGAGTGACATCGCTGTGAGTGGCGCAGCCTCGGGGTGGCGAGTGACATTGCGGTGAGTGGCGCAGCCTCTGGGTGGCGAGTGACATTGCGGTGAGTGGCGCAGCCTCGGGGTGGCGAGTGACATTGCGGTGAGTGGCGCAGCCTCGGGGTGGCGAGTGACATTGCGGTGAGTGGCGCCGCCTCAGGGTGGCGAGTGACATTGCGGTGAGTGGCACTGCCTCGGGGTGGCGAGTGACATTGCGGTGAGTGGCGCCGCCTCAGGGTGGCGAGTGACATTGCGGTGAGTGGCACTGCCTCGGGGTGGCGAGTGACATTGCGGTGAGTGGCGCCGCCTCAGGGTGGCGAGTGACATTGCGGTGAGTGGCACTGCCTCGGGGTGGCGAGTGACATTGCGGTGAGTGGCGCAGCCTCGGGGTGGCGAGTGACATTGCAGTGAGTGGCGCCGCCTCAGGGTGGCGAGTGACATTGCGGTGAGTGGCACTGCCTCGGGGTGGCGAGTGGCATCGGGGTGAGTGGCGCAGCCTCGGGGTGGCGAGTGACATTGCGGTGAGTGGCGCCGCCTCGGGGTGGCGAGTGACATTGCGGTGAGTGGCGCCGCCTCGGGGTGGCGAGTGACATTGCGGTGAGTGGCGCCGCCTCGGGGTGGCGAGTGACATCGGGGTGAGTGGCGCCGCCTCGGGGTGGCGAGTGTCATTACCGCGAGTGACATCACTGCGAGTGACATCACTGCGAGTGACATCACTGCGAGTGACATCACTGCGAGTGACATCACTGCGAGTGACACTGCTTCCGAGTGCCGAGTGACATTACTGCCCCTCGAGGCAACGTTTTGAGTGACGAGGTAAATTCAGTTTTTGAGGTATTTGATTAATCCTGGTCATTTATATCACATTGACCTTGAGATACGAACAAGGATGGACTGTGTCCAGCACTGGCTGAGCTCCAGGCAGTTACTCGGGCATCCTGTTCACTTTTCCTACAGCATTAGCTGGATTCCTGATTTCCTGTCACTCTAACTCCCGTCAGAACCAATTAATGATAATCTTGGACTGGTGGTAGCAGTAGAACTCTCCACTCTTCACAGCCAATACTGGGTCAGAATCAGGACCATGCCTTTGAGAATTAAGATTTTCTGGCTATACTGCTACAGACCCAAAGCCAATTGTCAAACGCACAGCCCATCTGTACAGCACCAGTGGGAGGACTGACTGATGCAGGGATTTACAGCGTCCTGTGACGCTGTTGCCTCTTCAACACAACAGCAGCTCCTCGTGTGCGGTTTCAGTTATAGTTAGTTTCTGGAATAAAGATTTCTCCTGGTTTCAATCTTCCTCCAGTACTGGTTAAGCCAGAGGGATTCTGGACTCACAGGCTTTATTCTTCACAACTCTCTGCATCATGTAAACCCACCCTACCATAAAACCTGCGCCCAACATGATTGGGACACCAGGGTGGGGGAGGAGTTAATTATATCCCAAAAATCCAACGCTCACAGGACGATAAAAGGAAACATAAGCTGGCCCAAGTGTCTCCATTCATCATACTGTCAAAGTCAGGCTGCCCTCCTCCACTGAATGCTCCAACTCCGGCGGGACTACATCCCCATGGGCATTAGCCAAACTGCTTCAAGGTGGCCAGCAAGCTATTTGGCCATAGGGCCATCACAGCTAAGCCCGAACTGGTCCCCACTTATAGTGTATATACGAGTATTTCCAGAGGAGCATTGGGCTGCGCAGGAGAAGGAACCACACTATACTCTGGGAAAGGGGAAGAGTTTAACCCACTCCATCAcccagtactggggaaaggggCAAAGTTTAACCCACTCCATCACCCAGTACTGGGGAAATGAGCAGAGTTTAACCCACTCAGTCACCCAGTACCGGGGAAAGGAGCAGAGTTTAACCCACTCCATCACCCAGTACCGGGGAAAGGAGCAGAGTTTAACCCACTCCATCACCCAGTACTGGGGAAAGGAGCAGAGTTTAACCCACTCCATCACCCAGTACCGGGGAAAGGAGCAGAGTTTAACCCACTCCATCACCCAGTACCGGGGAAAGGAGCAGAGTTTAACCCACTCCATCACCCAGTACCGGGGAAAGGAGCAGAGTTTAACCCACTCCATCACCCAGTACCGGGGAAAGGAGCAGAGTTTAACCCACTCCATCACCCAGTACTGGGGAAAAGAGCAGAGTTTAACCCACTCCATCAcccagtactggggaaaggggCAGAGTTTAACCCAATCCATCACCCAGTACTGGGGAAAGGAGCAGAGTTTAACCCACTCAGTCAcccagtactggggaaaggggCAGAGTTTAACCCACTCCATCACCCAGTACTGGGGAAAGGAGCAGAGTTTAACCCACTTCATCAcccagtactggggaaaggggCAGAGTTTAACCCACTCCATCACCCAGTACTGGGGAAAGGAGCAGAGTTTAACCCAATCCATCACCCAGTACTGGGGAAAGGGACAGAGTTTAACCCACTAAGTCACCAGCTGCTCTGGTCACGTTCCCCTGTGGCGctttccctctcgctccctccgcaTTCCCGCTAAGTCCAACCAATCTCATTACTGGAGCTTGCTGCAAACCAATACCCTGCCTGTTCTCCTGACTTGTGTAGCCCCACACCTTATATACAGTGTAATCTGGTGCATGTACACAGAGTGACACAATAACAATTAaacctccctctgccccctccagCTCACTTCCGGCTCCGAAGACGCTTGGCGTTGGAGGGTAAGTCCGAGGCAGTGTCCTCAGGCAGTGCCTTCTTGCGTTTTTTCTGCCCGCCTGCAGCCCCTGTCTCAATGACCCGCTCCAACAGCTCCTGCAGGTCCTTGATCTTCTGTTCATTCTGCTGGTGTTTCAGGGCATGCTCGGCCAGCTTTCGGTCCAGTTCAGCCAGGCGGGCGTTCTGCTCACCGATGATCTGGTTCTGCTCCAGGATCTTCTGGTCCTGGTCCTGCAGCTGCTTGAGCTGCTCCTGGAACTTGATGCGGAACTCTGAGACTTCGCGCCTGGTGGCTGTTACGTTCAGTCCCTGTGCCTTCATCTGTTGCTGGAGTTTGCAGAGCTCTTGCCGGGACGGGTTCTGCTTGGAGAACAGCTGCACAGCCGTCAGTGTGGTGGACGGCCCAGGAACTACACATAGAAAACAAGGAACAAAAAACTGTTAAAAATGCAATCCTTTCCCCACACTTCTTTGTTCCTCACTCACTCTCCACTTCTAATCTACAGGCCCTCCAATATTCCACCCGACTGGCCATTGTGTGAGAGATGGGGAAAGGCCCATTTCGATGACAGGCTAGTCAGCCTTCATGGGTTTCATATCCAGGTCACTCCAATGTCCACGTGTACTTCATTTCCAATATGAGGGTGAGGGCCATGGATCGGCAGCCAGAACCCTGCCTGAATCTCCCCACAGACCACAAGGGGCCTTGACACCTTCCTAACCCCCAACCACCTCACTGGCAATGCCACTGGGTTTGAGTAAGGGAGCATTGTGGTTATGTTTTTggccaagtaatccagaggcctagactaatgatccagagacgcaagttcaaattccaccatgacagctgggggattttaaattcagttcattaaataaatctggaataaaacaatAATCTCAGTAATGGTAAAGATGAAATGACcagattgtcgttaaaaacccatctggttcactaatgtccttcagggaaggaaatctgccatccttatcaggtctggcctatatgtgactccagacccacagcaatgtggttgacacataACAACccaatgaaatggcctagcaagccactcagttgcatcaaaactgTTACGATAAACTATAATacacaaggattgcagcagttcaagaaagaggCTCACCAGTCCTTTCTCGAGGCTAAGATTGGCgatgcttagggtagataggtcacctggtccggatgcaaccttgcattccaggttgctaaagtaagtggggatggagatggagtggaaaaaggtggtggtgttgggtgtcttgcaaagcattaaggtagataagtccccagggcctgatgggatctaccctagaatactgagggaggcaagggaagaaattgctggggccttgacagaaatctttgcatcctcattggcaacaggtgaggtcccagaggactggagaatagccaatgttgttcctttgtttaagaagggtagcaaggataatccaggaaattataggccggtgagcctcacgtcagtggtagggaaactattagagaggattcttcgggacaggatttactcccatttggaaacaaacaaacttattagcgagaggcagcatggttttgtgaaggggaggtcgtgtctcactaacttgattgagtcttttgaggaagtgacgaagatgactgatgaaggaagggcagtggatgttgtctatatggactttagtaaagcctttgacaaggtccctcatggtagaatggtacaaggtgaagtcacacgggatcagaggtgagcaggcaagatggatacaaaactggctcggtcatagaagacagagggtagcagtggaagggtgcttttctgaatggagggctgtgactagtggtgttccgcagggatcagtgctgggacctttgctgtttgtagtatatataaatgatttggaggaaaatgtagctggtctgattagtaagtttgcagacgacacaaaggttggtggagttgcggatagtaatgaggactgtcagaggatacagcaggatatagatcggttggagacttgggcggagaaatggcagatggagtttaatccggacaaatgtgaggtaatgcattttggaagatataatacaggtgggaagtatacagtaaatggcagaacccttaggagtattgacaggcagagagatctgggcgtacaggtccacaggtcactgaaagtggcaacgcaggtggataaggtagtcaagaaggcatacggcatgcttgccttcatcggtcggggcatagagtataaaaattggcaagtcatgctgcagctgtacagaaccttagttaggccacacttagaatgctgcgtgcaattctggtcgacacactaccagaaggacaaggaggctttggagagggtacagaagaggtttaccaggatgttgcctggtctggagggtattagctatgaggagcggttggataaactcggattgttttcactggaacgacggaggtggaggggcgacatgatagaggtttacaaagttatgagcggcatggacagagtggatagtcagaagctttttcccagggtggaagagtcagttactaggggacataggtttaaggtgcgaggggcaaagtttagaggggatgtgcgaggcaagttctttacacagagggtggtgagtgcctggaacttgctgccgggggaggtgttggaagcagctacgatagcgacgtttaagaggcatcttgacaaatacatgaataggatgggaatagagggatacggtccccagaagtgcagaaggatttagtttagacaggcatcaagattggcgcaggcttggagggccgaatggcctgttcctgtgctgtactgttctttgtgatagtggaagagcttgtcataatcttccaatcttccctggatacaggaaaggtgccggaggattggagagtggcaaatatgacacccttattcgtgaaagggtgtaaggacagtcctagaaactacaggccagttagtttaacatcagtaaaataaaagaaaaatactgcagatgctggaaatctgaaataaaaacaggaagtgctggaaatacttaacaggtctggcagcatctgtggagagagaaggagagttaacatttcaggtctgtgactgttcatcagtttagtttatcagtggtgagtaaggttttagaaactataatcagggaaaataataAACAAAcacggagaggtttgagttaattaaggatagccagcatggatttgtaaaaggcagatcatgcttgactaatataattgaattttttgatgaggcaacagagaaggttgatgaagtgaattgctgacgacaccaaacttggaggagtggcaaacaatgaggatgatataaaccatctgcaacaggacatagataggctcgcagaatgggaaGAGAgctggcagatggaattgaatattggcaagtgtgaagtgatgcattttagagtgtacagggacagagggacctggggtgcatgtggatagatctttgaaagtggcaggacatattgagagtggttagtaaagcatatgagttCTTGGGATTCACAAATAGAGGCAGAGTgcaaaagaagggaagttatgctaaacctttataaagctctggttaggcctcaactggagtactgtgtccacactttaggaaggtgtgagagtccttgagagggtgcagaggagatttaccagaatggttccagggatggaggattttagttacaaggttaggttggaaaagttgggtttctTCTCCTTAAAACAAAGGCGATTGaatggagatttaatagaagtgtacaagattatgataggcttaggtaagttcgacaaagaaaaactgtttctgaagggggagggggagcagccagaagtagtggtacacatcggtaccaatgacatagctaggaaaagggatgaggacctgaaaagcgaatatagggagttaggttggaagctaaaaggcaggacgagcagagtagtaatctcagattgataccagtgccacgtgctagtgaggctagaaacagagagcgagtgcagctgaacacgtggctacagagctggtgtaggagggagggcttcagatatgtggatcattgggataccttctggggaatgtgggacctgtacaaggacgggctgcatctgaactggaggggcaccaatatcctgggcgggaagtttgcgagagctcttcgggagggtttaaactagtttggcagggggatgggaaccggagctacggatcagtggatggggtagctgttgaacaggcagatacagagtgcagagagtctgtgaggaaggttagacagttgacagggcaaagttgcagccagtatgatgggttgaagtgtgtctattttaacgcaagaagtgtcaggaataagggtgattaacttagagcatggatcagtacttggagctacgatgttgtggccattacggagacttggatatcacaggggcaggaatggatgttggatgttccggggtttagatgtttcaaaaggaatagggagggaggtaaaagaggtgggggagtggcattgttaatcagggatagtatcacagctgcagaaagggaggtcgtcgaggagggtttgtctactgagtcattatgggtggaagtcagaaacgggaaaggagcagtcactttattgggagttttctatagaccccccaatagcaacagagacacggaggaacagattgggaggcagattttggaaaggtgcagaagtaacagggttgttgtcatgggtgacttcaacttccctaatattgattggaacctccttagtgcaaatagtttggatggagcagtttttgtcaggtgtgtccaggaaggtttcctgactcaatatgtagataggccgactagaggggaggctatgttggatttggtgcttggcaacgaaccaggcctggtggcagatctctcggtgggagagcatttcggtgatagtgatcacaactccctgacctttgctatagtcatggagagggacaggagcagacgggatgggaaaatatttaattgggggagggggaattacaatgctattaggcaggaactggggagcataaattgggaacagatgttctcagggaaatgcacgacagaaatgtggaggttgtttagggagcacttgctgcgactgctggattggtttgtcccgatgaggcagggaagggatggtagggtgaaggaaccttggatgacaagagatgtggaacagctagtcaagaggaagaaggaagcttacttaaggttgaggaagcaaggatcagacagggctctagagggttacaaggtagccaggaaggaactgaagaatggacttaggagagctagaaggggacatgaaaaagtcttggcgggtaggattaaggaaaatcccaaggcgttctacacttatgtggggaacaagagtgagggtagggccgatcagggatagtggagggaacttgtgcctggagtcggaggaggtaggggaggtccttaatgaatactttgcttcagtattcactagtgagagggaccttgtcgtttgtgaggactgcgtgaaacaggctgatatgctcgaacaggttgatgttaggaaggaggatgtgctggaaattttgaaagacatgaggatagataagtacccggggccagatgggatatacccaaggttattacgggaagcgaggaaagagattgccgcgcctttggcgatgatctttgcgtcctcactgtccactggagtagtaccagatgattggagggtggcaaatgttattcccttgttcaagaaagggaatagggataaccctgggaattatagaccagtcagtcttacgtcggtggtgggcaaattattggagaggattctgagagacaggacttatgattatttggaaaagcatagcttgattagagatagtcagcatggctttgtgaggggcaggtcatgcctcacaagccttattgaattctttgaagatgtgacaaaacacattgatgaaggaagagcagtggatgtggtgtatatggattttagcaaggcgtttgataaggttccccatggtaggctcattcagaaagtaaggaggcatgggatacagggaaatttggctgtctggatacagaattggctggcccatagaagacagagggtggtagtagatggaaagtattcagcctggagctcggtgaccagtggtgttccgcagggatctgttctgggacctcttctctttgtgatttttataaatgacttggacgagcaagtggaattagaattagaatacaagcttaaagacaggattcttggtagtgtggaggaactgagggatcttggggtccacgtccatagatccctcaaagttgccacccaagttgatagggttgttaaggcggcttttggggtgttggctttcattaacagggggattgagtttaagagccgcgaggttatgctgcagctctataaggccctggttagaccacacttggaatattgtgttcagttctggtcgcctcattataggaaggatgtggaagctttagagacggtgcagaggagatttaccaggatgctgcctggactggagggcatgtcctacgaagaaaggttgagggagctagggcttttctcattggagcgaagaaggatgataggtgacttgatagaggggtacaagatgatgagaggcatagatagagtggatagccagagacttttccccagggcggaaagggctatcaccagagggcataattttaaggtgattggaggaaggtttaggggagatgtcagaggtcggttctttacacagagagtggtgggtgcgtggaatgcactgccagcgatagtagtagaagcagatacattagggacatttaagcgactcttggataggtacatggatgatagtagaatgaagggtatgtaggtagtttgatcttagagtaggttaaagggtcggcacaacattgtgggccgaagggcctgtactgtgctgtactgttctatgaacaaatggtacaaggactgggggacatcgattgaaggttttgggcaaaagatgcagggggaatatgaggaaacagtttttttttacacagcggtggtaatgacctggaactcgctgcctacaagggtggtggaagcagagacaaatcacagattcaagaggaagttggatggtcacctgagagaaatagacttacagggatacggggattgagccagggagtgggactgacagcgtagcttcatggagagctggcatggactcatgggccgaatggcctccttctttaccgtaaatgactatgactataattggggatgggcaataaacgttggtcttgccagggatgcccacatcctgtggatgaatttttaaaaagtacaatTCCACCTCTGGGTTTAGTCTTGGGGTGTCTGTGGGACAGGTGAGGGGAACTTTGCAATTCATGCTGGGTCTGTCCAATGGTGCATTTGTTCTTGtaaatgggatgtgagtgtcactggctagaccagcatttattgcccatccctaattgccctcgagaaagtggtggtgagctgccttcttgaaccgctgcagtctttggggtgtagggacacccacagtgctgttaggaagggagttccaggattttgacccagcgacagtgcaggaacgacgatatagttccaagtcaggatggtgtgtgacttggaggggaacttgcaggtggtggtgttcccatgcatatgctgcccttgtccttctaggtgttagagatcgtgggtttggaaggtgctgtcgaaggagccttggtgagttgctgcagtgaatcttgtagatggtacacactgctgccactgtgcatcagtggtggagggagtgaatgttgagtgtGCTGAATAggatgccaattaagcgggctgctttgtcctggatggtaataaaaacaagaaatgcaggaaatactcagcaggtctggcagcatctggagagagtagtagagttaacgtttccaatcagtgacccttcatcagagttctcatgcattgcagtattttgcttttatcttattgtccttgatggtgtcaaacttcttgagtgttgttggagcaagtggagagtattccatcacactcctgacttgtgccttgtagatggtggataggctttggggagtcaggaggtgagttacttgctgcagcattttcagcctctgacctgttcttgtggccacagtatttatgtggctacaccagttcagtttctcgtcaatggtaacccctaggatgttgatagtgggggattcagcgatcgtaatgtgaTTATAAGTGGAATGACACAATGTTCACCCCATGTTTGCAGTACCGGGAGTTTta
This genomic interval from Heterodontus francisci isolate sHetFra1 unplaced genomic scaffold, sHetFra1.hap1 HAP1_SCAFFOLD_781, whole genome shotgun sequence contains the following:
- the fbxo28 gene encoding F-box only protein 28; this encodes MVPGMEEVTRRESERRNHSLARHADILAAVETRLSLLNMTFMKYVDTNLCCFIPGKVIDEIYRILRYVNSTRSPQRAHEVLQELRDISSMAMEYFDEKIVPILKKKLSGSDMSGRLLGVPPVPGPSTTLTAVQLFSKQNPSRQELCKLQQQMKAQGLNVTATRREVSEFRIKFQEQLKQLQDQDQKILEQNQIIGEQNARLAELDRKLAEHALKHQQNEQKIKDLQELLERVIETGAAGGQKKRKKALPEDTASDLPSNAKRLRSRK